The Amycolatopsis viridis genome window below encodes:
- a CDS encoding TNT domain-containing protein gives MGIELPRELADLAAETGLSWPEADEDRLREQAVAWRDAHRELTALAREADEHAGRAVAALSADAGEAAGHVWSEFVDPEKGHLTVAARGAAEAADRLENAAEQVGAAKVELVRQLVEAAKNRDASLAAAENGHPTAILGVDTTLRGTAANLAVVAGGLAATLGPEPVGSLVTPLVEPNPGVRTADGQGALLGVVTGLAPELVAPAIVPSPAVLGAPPVVSSSLLTPPVIPPVVPEPALADTDTGPIRLPDPPTPPSLPQYGGLLESRGFDEVPTPSTGVANATVAAGFAGAVVPPPPMPAAQGVPAPVGGYGPPAQFAPPAAVVPAPAAPVAMPYAPGPPRPYSPDLRPVPEPAPPVGAPRQEREAIVALFRVHMFPIGHLPVATDKPARQLPAPPFEFDFAPGLRFPPHDHPRSDLIRTEDALAKVEAGYGRLPSPPAPPPAEVLAGYDPRGGLAERDWDRRFLAGKRREVPEYAWPPGERYPEGGTGGGEPEVLTADTVLDRFGDPRGRVFAPAGTPFAQRSLPPAARDAGYRRYRVLREVPVWRAVSAPWFGQPGGGARYRAIYSADELVTLGYLVDITFEEGAAQ, from the coding sequence ATGGGTATCGAGCTGCCGCGGGAACTCGCCGATCTCGCCGCCGAGACCGGTCTGTCCTGGCCCGAAGCGGACGAGGACCGGTTACGGGAACAGGCGGTCGCCTGGCGTGACGCGCACCGGGAACTGACCGCGCTGGCCCGGGAAGCCGACGAGCACGCCGGCCGGGCGGTCGCCGCGCTGTCCGCGGACGCGGGCGAGGCCGCCGGCCACGTCTGGTCGGAGTTCGTCGACCCGGAGAAGGGTCACCTGACCGTCGCCGCCCGGGGCGCCGCCGAGGCCGCCGACCGGCTGGAGAACGCGGCCGAGCAGGTCGGCGCCGCGAAGGTGGAACTCGTGCGGCAACTCGTCGAGGCCGCGAAGAACCGGGACGCGAGCCTCGCCGCTGCCGAGAACGGGCACCCGACCGCGATCCTCGGCGTGGACACGACCCTGCGCGGCACGGCGGCGAACCTGGCCGTCGTGGCCGGCGGGCTGGCCGCGACGCTCGGGCCGGAGCCGGTCGGCTCGCTGGTCACCCCGCTCGTCGAGCCGAATCCGGGCGTCCGGACGGCGGACGGGCAGGGCGCGCTGCTCGGTGTGGTCACCGGTCTGGCCCCGGAACTGGTTGCGCCCGCGATCGTGCCGTCGCCCGCGGTGCTCGGTGCGCCGCCGGTGGTGTCCTCGTCCCTGCTGACCCCGCCGGTGATCCCGCCCGTGGTTCCCGAACCGGCCCTGGCAGACACCGACACCGGCCCGATCCGGTTGCCCGATCCGCCGACACCGCCGTCCTTGCCGCAGTACGGGGGGCTACTCGAGTCTCGCGGGTTCGACGAGGTGCCGACACCGTCCACCGGCGTCGCGAACGCCACCGTCGCCGCCGGTTTCGCCGGCGCGGTCGTGCCGCCGCCGCCGATGCCCGCCGCGCAGGGGGTCCCGGCACCGGTGGGCGGGTACGGGCCGCCTGCGCAGTTCGCGCCGCCCGCCGCGGTCGTCCCTGCGCCCGCTGCACCGGTCGCGATGCCCTACGCGCCAGGTCCGCCCCGGCCCTACTCGCCGGACCTGCGGCCCGTTCCGGAACCGGCGCCGCCGGTGGGGGCGCCCCGGCAGGAGCGGGAAGCCATCGTCGCGTTGTTCCGGGTCCACATGTTCCCGATCGGCCATCTGCCCGTCGCGACCGACAAGCCCGCGCGGCAGCTGCCGGCGCCGCCGTTCGAGTTCGATTTCGCGCCGGGACTGCGGTTCCCGCCCCACGACCACCCGCGGTCGGACCTGATCCGCACCGAGGACGCGCTGGCGAAGGTCGAGGCCGGGTACGGCCGGCTGCCGTCACCGCCCGCGCCACCCCCGGCCGAGGTGCTCGCCGGGTACGACCCGCGCGGCGGGTTGGCCGAACGCGACTGGGACCGGCGGTTCCTGGCCGGGAAGCGCCGCGAGGTGCCGGAGTACGCGTGGCCACCGGGAGAGCGTTATCCGGAGGGCGGCACCGGGGGCGGCGAGCCGGAAGTGCTGACCGCGGACACCGTGCTGGACCGGTTCGGTGATCCACGCGGCCGGGTGTTCGCGCCCGCCGGCACGCCGTTCGCGCAGCGGTCGCTGCCACCGGCGGCGCGGGACGCCGGCTACCGGCGATACCGCGTGCTGCGGGAGGTGCCGGTGTGGCGCGCGGTGTCCGCGCCGTGGTTCGGCCAGCCCGGCGGCGGCGCCCGGTACCGCGCGATCTACTCCGCCGACGAGCTCGTCACCCTGGGGTACCTGGTGGACATCACGTTCGAGGAGGGCGCTGCGCAGTGA
- a CDS encoding YbaB/EbfC family nucleoid-associated protein — MTEHRAQVEELLADYRRSREDLAAAQRALAAVTASATDADGLITATVGPRGTLTSLTVAEGAYWRYRPNELAQQIVRITAEATVRALARAGEVLAPVLPAGTDPQALLLGTGDLDATEIAPAKPRPVPDDESLEDHRWMTR; from the coding sequence GTGACCGAGCATCGGGCGCAGGTGGAGGAACTGCTCGCCGACTACCGCCGCAGCCGGGAAGACCTCGCCGCCGCGCAACGCGCGCTCGCCGCCGTCACCGCCTCGGCGACCGACGCCGACGGGCTGATCACGGCGACCGTCGGCCCGCGCGGCACCCTGACCTCGCTGACCGTCGCCGAGGGCGCGTACTGGCGCTACCGGCCCAACGAGCTGGCGCAGCAGATCGTGCGGATCACCGCCGAAGCCACCGTGCGGGCGCTCGCCCGCGCGGGGGAGGTGCTGGCGCCGGTACTGCCGGCCGGGACCGATCCGCAGGCGCTGCTGCTCGGCACCGGTGACCTCGACGCCACCGAGATCGCGCCCGCGAAACCGCGACCCGTGCCTGACGACGAGAGCCTCGAGGACCACCGCTGGATGACCCGATGA
- a CDS encoding PH domain-containing protein: MAYPDDLLSENEQVIVHSHPHAKMLIGPVLGFLVTLGVAIWLVALAAGAPAPWHDMARIAIAVVAVVLIIAFFVVPLIRWRTTHFIVTTDRLIVREGVIKRTGIDIPMGRISSVQFEHGLVDRIFGCGTLVIESASDEPLRFEDIPRVERVHTMIYRQVNDNPYDDFPGEQGPHTRGRGAR, translated from the coding sequence GTGGCCTACCCCGACGATCTGCTCAGTGAGAACGAGCAGGTCATAGTGCACAGCCATCCGCACGCCAAGATGCTGATCGGTCCGGTGCTCGGGTTCCTCGTGACACTGGGGGTGGCCATCTGGCTCGTTGCGCTCGCCGCCGGTGCGCCCGCCCCGTGGCACGACATGGCCCGCATCGCGATCGCCGTCGTCGCGGTCGTGCTGATCATCGCGTTCTTCGTGGTGCCGTTGATCCGCTGGCGCACCACCCACTTCATCGTCACGACCGATCGCCTCATCGTCCGCGAGGGCGTGATCAAGCGGACCGGGATCGACATCCCGATGGGCCGGATCAGCAGCGTCCAGTTCGAGCACGGTCTGGTGGACCGGATCTTCGGCTGCGGCACGCTGGTGATCGAGTCCGCTTCGGACGAGCCGCTGCGGTTCGAGGACATCCCGCGCGTCGAGCGGGTGCACACGATGATCTACCGCCAGGTCAACGACAACCCGTACGACGACTTCCCCGGCGAGCAGGGTCCGCACACGCGTGGCCGCGGCGCCCGCTGA
- a CDS encoding biotin--[acetyl-CoA-carboxylase] ligase: MNAINTARLRAELLAPEGPYAALDVVPSTGSTNADLRKAGVEGAADRTVLIAEEQTSGVGRRARLWASPKGSGVYLSVLLRPAGVPFSALGSLAVAAGLAVTDLAVELGVDAVLKWPNDVLAGPDRGKCAGILSEAVAGDEVAVVLGIGLNVRPLGPGVEPGAGGLMPTSLAEQGARTTDRTDIAALLLAALADREDRWRAAGGDLARAGLLADYRARCETLGQEVRVLMPGDQTITGTAEDVDASGQLQVTGQDGKRHTVFAGDVVHLRPVR, from the coding sequence ATGAACGCGATCAACACCGCGCGGCTGCGGGCCGAACTGCTCGCGCCGGAGGGTCCGTACGCGGCGCTGGACGTCGTCCCCAGCACCGGGTCCACGAACGCCGACCTGCGCAAGGCCGGTGTCGAGGGCGCGGCGGACCGCACCGTGCTGATCGCCGAGGAGCAGACTTCCGGGGTCGGCAGGCGGGCGCGGCTGTGGGCCTCGCCGAAGGGCAGTGGCGTGTACCTCAGCGTGCTGCTGCGCCCGGCCGGGGTGCCGTTCAGCGCGCTCGGGTCGCTCGCGGTCGCCGCGGGGCTCGCGGTGACCGACCTGGCCGTGGAACTCGGCGTCGATGCCGTGCTGAAGTGGCCCAACGACGTGCTCGCCGGACCGGACCGCGGCAAGTGCGCCGGGATCCTGTCCGAGGCGGTCGCGGGGGACGAGGTCGCCGTGGTGCTCGGCATCGGGCTCAACGTGCGCCCGCTGGGCCCGGGTGTCGAGCCGGGCGCGGGCGGGCTGATGCCGACCTCGCTGGCCGAGCAGGGCGCGCGCACCACCGACCGCACCGACATCGCTGCGCTGCTGCTGGCCGCGCTCGCCGACCGCGAGGACCGCTGGCGGGCGGCCGGTGGTGACCTGGCGCGAGCCGGGCTGCTGGCCGACTACCGGGCCCGCTGCGAGACGCTCGGTCAGGAGGTGCGGGTGCTGATGCCGGGCGACCAGACGATCACCGGCACGGCGGAGGACGTCGACGCGTCCGGCCAGCTGCAGGTGACCGGCCAGGACGGCAAGCGGCACACCGTGTTCGCCGGAGACGTCGTGCACCTGCGCCCGGTACGGTGA
- a CDS encoding C40 family peptidase gives MRFRSWGRAAAGRALIALILVAAVATCGWLLVEPPRRAVQTAADVVPAEQPGGNAAIAAAPTVLEPNAPEQAQAPQEQGRSELEKWAANLSGPLDIPERALIGYATGELTLRDEDPGCHLSWVTLAGIGKASSNHGRFGGASLAADGRMTKALGAVPLTGAAGEPATEPRSGPMQLTQSEWHRAGAHGDLQDIDDAAVAAGRTLCAGRTDLQAGQGWWKAVAGYRDSDLFRQQALGNAQLYAQLSLDPASASAPSVRATRFALDQLGLPYVWGGNGPDAGAAGFDCSGLTKAAYDAAGIDLPRTADTQFRSVSPVTEPKMGDLVFYGNPATRIHHVGLYLGNGLMINAPTEGMAIQIATYRTRTDDYAGAGRPAR, from the coding sequence ATGCGTTTCCGATCGTGGGGGCGGGCCGCTGCCGGGCGTGCCCTGATCGCGCTGATCCTCGTTGCCGCCGTGGCGACCTGCGGGTGGCTGCTGGTCGAGCCGCCACGCCGGGCGGTGCAGACCGCCGCCGACGTGGTGCCGGCCGAGCAGCCGGGCGGGAACGCGGCGATCGCGGCCGCGCCCACCGTGCTGGAGCCGAACGCGCCGGAGCAGGCGCAGGCTCCCCAGGAACAGGGCCGCAGCGAGCTGGAGAAGTGGGCGGCGAACCTGAGCGGGCCGCTGGACATCCCGGAGCGCGCGCTGATCGGGTACGCGACGGGCGAGCTGACGCTGCGCGACGAGGACCCGGGCTGCCACCTGTCGTGGGTGACACTCGCCGGGATCGGCAAGGCCAGCTCGAACCACGGCCGGTTCGGCGGCGCTTCGCTGGCCGCCGACGGGCGGATGACGAAAGCGCTCGGCGCGGTACCGCTGACCGGCGCCGCCGGCGAACCCGCCACCGAGCCGCGCAGCGGTCCGATGCAGCTGACGCAGAGCGAATGGCATCGCGCCGGGGCGCACGGTGATCTCCAGGACATCGACGACGCGGCGGTCGCCGCGGGCCGCACGTTGTGCGCGGGCCGCACCGATCTCCAGGCCGGCCAGGGCTGGTGGAAGGCGGTCGCCGGGTACCGCGATTCGGACCTGTTCCGCCAGCAGGCGCTCGGCAACGCGCAGCTGTACGCGCAGCTGTCGCTGGACCCGGCGTCGGCGTCCGCGCCGTCGGTCCGCGCCACCCGGTTCGCCCTCGACCAGCTCGGCCTGCCGTACGTGTGGGGCGGCAACGGGCCGGACGCGGGCGCGGCCGGGTTCGACTGCTCGGGCCTGACGAAGGCCGCCTACGACGCGGCGGGCATCGACCTGCCGCGCACGGCGGACACGCAGTTCCGGTCGGTCTCGCCGGTCACCGAACCGAAGATGGGCGACCTGGTGTTCTACGGCAACCCGGCCACGCGCATCCACCACGTCGGGCTCTACCTGGGCAACGGGCTGATGATCAACGCGCCGACCGAGGGCATGGCCATCCAGATCGCGACGTACCGCACCCGCACCGACGACTACGCGGGCGCCGGCCGCCCGGCGCGCTGA
- a CDS encoding NAD(P)/FAD-dependent oxidoreductase, whose translation MKHRIVVLGAGYAGANAAGRLAKRLHPADAEIVLVNADAEFVERVRLHQLATGQELTRRALTDVFAGTGVQVRLARVTAVDAERKIVEISDADGRSEITYDTLVYALGSAAADGGVPGVAEYAHNLAGKQSALRLRERLAGLAAGGTVLVVGGGLTGIETVTEIAEARPDLAVSLAARGGLGDWLSEKAQRHLRTAFDRLGISRHEHTDIAGVEPAGVITADGRAIPADVTIWTAGFAVHPLAAATTLRVSPAGQIVVDDTMRSVSHPDVYAVGDAAFAPGATGAPLRMSCASGVPTAQLAADAIAARLTGGRIPRNEIGYTAQCISLGRRDAVVQWVTPDDQPKPSAVTGRAAAWLKELICRAAAWSIAHPTSMLPVRRRHTVGVEEPRAITV comes from the coding sequence ATGAAGCACCGCATCGTCGTTCTCGGGGCCGGATACGCCGGAGCCAACGCCGCCGGGCGGCTGGCCAAGCGCCTGCACCCCGCCGACGCCGAGATCGTCCTCGTCAACGCCGACGCCGAATTCGTCGAGCGCGTTCGCCTGCACCAGCTCGCGACCGGCCAGGAGCTGACGCGCCGCGCGCTCACCGACGTCTTCGCCGGCACCGGCGTGCAGGTGCGGCTGGCGCGGGTCACCGCTGTGGATGCGGAACGCAAGATCGTCGAGATCAGCGACGCCGACGGCCGCAGCGAGATCACCTACGACACGCTCGTCTACGCCCTCGGCAGTGCCGCGGCCGACGGCGGTGTCCCGGGCGTCGCCGAGTACGCCCACAACCTCGCCGGCAAGCAGTCGGCGCTGCGGCTGCGTGAGCGGCTGGCCGGTCTTGCCGCGGGCGGAACCGTGCTCGTCGTGGGCGGCGGCCTCACCGGTATCGAAACCGTCACCGAGATCGCCGAAGCCCGGCCGGACCTCGCGGTCTCGCTCGCGGCCCGCGGCGGCCTCGGCGACTGGCTGAGCGAGAAGGCCCAGCGCCACCTGCGCACGGCGTTCGACCGGCTCGGCATCTCCCGGCACGAGCACACCGACATCGCGGGCGTCGAGCCCGCCGGCGTGATCACCGCCGACGGCCGCGCGATCCCGGCGGACGTGACCATCTGGACCGCCGGTTTCGCCGTCCACCCCCTCGCCGCGGCCACGACCCTGCGGGTGTCCCCGGCCGGGCAGATCGTCGTCGACGACACCATGCGGTCGGTGTCGCACCCCGACGTCTACGCCGTCGGTGATGCCGCGTTCGCGCCGGGCGCGACCGGCGCACCGTTGCGGATGTCGTGCGCCTCCGGGGTCCCCACCGCCCAGCTGGCCGCGGACGCCATCGCCGCCCGCCTCACCGGCGGCCGGATCCCCCGGAACGAGATCGGTTACACCGCCCAGTGCATCAGCCTTGGCCGCCGGGACGCCGTCGTGCAGTGGGTGACCCCGGACGACCAGCCGAAACCGTCCGCGGTCACCGGCCGGGCGGCTGCGTGGCTCAAGGAGCTGATCTGCCGGGCCGCGGCGTGGAGCATCGCCCACCCGACGTCGATGCTCCCGGTTCGCCGGCGTCACACCGTCGGGGTGGAAGAGCCGCGCGCGATCACGGTGTGA
- a CDS encoding RNA polymerase sigma-70 factor, translating to MVVAAHEVELFERARARLAAIAYRLLGSATDAEDAVQDTFLRWQSADREHIGTPEAWLTKVLTNICLNRLTSARARRETYVGQWLPEPVLAGDPLLGPSATVEQRESVSIAMLTLMERLSARERVVYVLREAFGYSHGEIAEVLDLTESNCQQIYRRARQHLAEGRRRVAVDASAARKIVAEFLAAALSGRTDSLVKMLADDAISVGDGGGVVFSLPRPVTGALRVARFLRTLFQPSAAKWEMIGGRPVLYAAVANGAPALVMTVGDRVAAVVTLDVTTDGVAAVHAQANPGKLDRATRQWASADHGDPLVDTW from the coding sequence ATGGTGGTCGCTGCGCACGAGGTCGAGCTGTTCGAGCGGGCCAGGGCGCGGTTGGCGGCCATCGCGTACCGCCTGCTGGGATCGGCGACCGACGCGGAGGACGCGGTGCAGGACACGTTCCTGCGCTGGCAGTCCGCCGACCGGGAGCACATCGGGACACCCGAAGCGTGGCTGACCAAGGTGCTCACCAACATCTGCCTCAACCGGCTCACCTCGGCGCGGGCCAGGCGGGAGACCTACGTCGGTCAGTGGCTGCCGGAACCGGTCCTCGCCGGGGACCCGCTGCTCGGCCCGTCCGCCACCGTCGAGCAGCGGGAATCGGTGTCGATCGCGATGCTCACCCTGATGGAGCGGCTCTCGGCCCGGGAACGGGTCGTGTACGTGCTGCGCGAGGCGTTCGGGTATTCGCACGGCGAGATCGCCGAGGTGCTCGACCTCACCGAGTCGAACTGCCAGCAGATCTACCGGCGCGCCAGGCAGCACCTCGCCGAAGGACGGCGCCGGGTGGCGGTCGATGCGTCCGCGGCCCGCAAGATCGTGGCGGAGTTCCTCGCCGCCGCGCTCAGCGGCCGGACCGACTCGCTGGTGAAGATGCTGGCCGACGACGCGATCAGCGTCGGTGACGGCGGCGGCGTGGTCTTCTCGCTGCCGCGCCCGGTCACCGGTGCGCTGCGGGTGGCCCGGTTCCTGCGCACGCTGTTCCAGCCCAGTGCGGCCAAATGGGAGATGATCGGCGGCCGTCCCGTCCTGTACGCCGCGGTCGCCAACGGCGCGCCCGCGCTGGTGATGACGGTCGGCGACCGCGTCGCCGCGGTCGTGACGCTGGACGTGACCACCGACGGCGTCGCGGCCGTCCATGCGCAGGCGAACCCCGGCAAGCTCGACCGCGCGACCCGCCAGTGGGCCAGCGCCGACCACGGGGACCCGCTCGTCGACACCTGGTGA
- a CDS encoding zinc-dependent alcohol dehydrogenase family protein: MKCYRLDPGHGLAGLTLDERDVPEPGPGQVLVRIRANSLGFRDLMVLDGNYPLPISPGVVPGCEGAGEVVAVGDGVNRVRPGDRVAATVFPRWLDGPFIRDNAAQLGTMIDGVLTEYAVFGEDAVVPVPAHLSFEEAATLPLAAVTAWHALSAGGPPRPGSTVLTLGSGGVSLFVLQFAKLAGARVIVTTSSPVKAERLRALGADAVIDYREDPQWSQKVLDLTGGRGADRVVDATGPLEQSLKSVAASGDLAFVGYWLSGAEGARPVDPAALFSAGAVLNRIATGSRAHFTELTRAVELHRLRPVIDREFPFEKVPDAFEYCASGGGFGKIVISHS; this comes from the coding sequence ATGAAGTGCTACCGCCTCGACCCGGGACACGGGCTGGCCGGGTTGACGCTGGACGAGCGGGACGTGCCGGAACCGGGCCCGGGCCAGGTGCTGGTCCGGATCCGCGCGAACTCGCTCGGCTTCCGCGATCTCATGGTCCTGGACGGCAACTACCCGCTGCCGATCTCACCCGGCGTGGTGCCCGGGTGCGAGGGCGCCGGCGAGGTCGTGGCCGTGGGGGACGGGGTCAACCGGGTGCGGCCGGGCGACCGGGTCGCGGCCACCGTGTTCCCGCGCTGGCTGGACGGCCCGTTCATCCGGGACAACGCCGCGCAGCTTGGCACGATGATCGACGGCGTGCTCACCGAGTACGCCGTGTTCGGTGAGGACGCCGTGGTGCCCGTCCCGGCGCACCTGTCGTTCGAGGAGGCCGCCACGTTGCCGCTCGCGGCGGTGACCGCGTGGCACGCGCTCAGCGCGGGCGGCCCGCCACGCCCGGGTTCCACGGTGCTGACGCTCGGCTCCGGCGGGGTGTCGCTGTTCGTCCTGCAGTTCGCGAAGCTGGCGGGTGCGCGGGTCATCGTGACGACTTCGAGCCCGGTCAAGGCGGAGCGGCTGCGCGCGCTGGGTGCCGACGCGGTGATCGACTACCGTGAAGATCCGCAGTGGTCGCAAAAGGTTCTCGACCTGACCGGTGGCCGCGGCGCGGACCGGGTCGTGGACGCGACCGGCCCGCTGGAGCAGTCGCTGAAATCCGTCGCAGCCAGCGGGGACCTCGCCTTCGTCGGCTACTGGTTGTCCGGGGCCGAGGGCGCACGGCCCGTCGATCCCGCGGCCCTGTTCAGTGCGGGTGCGGTCCTGAATCGGATCGCCACCGGTAGCCGGGCCCATTTCACGGAGCTGACCCGCGCGGTCGAGCTGCACCGGCTTCGCCCCGTGATCGATCGGGAGTTCCCGTTCGAGAAGGTCCCGGATGCCTTCGAGTACTGCGCGTCCGGCGGCGGGTTCGGCAAGATCGTGATCAGCCACAGCTGA
- a CDS encoding helix-turn-helix transcriptional regulator yields the protein MDTEVDSAGVGAELRRWRRSRRISQLELAALAGTTQRHLSFIESGRSRPGRAIVVRLAESLGLSLRERNDLLMAAGYAPVFTESTLDEAALRPVREALEEILHGHLPYPALVIAPYGRVVAVNDAVEVFTEGAAPELLTPEVNMLRLMLHPEGMGRRVANLAQWGRHVVENLRARARRSPDPRLDEFVAELAGYLPEAPVSGDHLGFSVPMRLATADGELRLITTLTSFATATDVTLAELRLEAFLPADQATADALRRRAERKGYRRV from the coding sequence GTGGACACCGAAGTGGACAGCGCCGGGGTCGGCGCGGAACTGAGGCGCTGGCGCCGGTCGCGCCGGATCAGTCAGCTCGAACTGGCCGCGCTGGCGGGTACCACGCAGCGGCACCTGAGCTTCATCGAGAGCGGCCGGTCCCGGCCGGGGCGGGCGATCGTGGTCAGGCTGGCCGAGTCCCTGGGCCTGTCGCTGCGGGAGCGCAACGACCTGCTCATGGCCGCCGGGTACGCACCGGTGTTCACCGAGTCCACATTGGACGAGGCGGCCCTGCGCCCGGTGCGTGAGGCGCTGGAGGAGATCCTGCACGGCCACCTCCCGTACCCCGCGCTGGTCATCGCGCCCTACGGCCGGGTGGTCGCCGTCAACGACGCGGTCGAAGTGTTCACCGAAGGGGCGGCACCGGAGTTGCTCACCCCCGAGGTCAACATGCTGCGGCTGATGCTGCACCCGGAGGGGATGGGACGCCGGGTGGCGAACCTGGCGCAGTGGGGCCGCCATGTGGTGGAGAACCTGCGCGCCCGGGCGCGGCGAAGCCCCGACCCGCGCCTCGACGAGTTCGTCGCCGAACTCGCGGGATACCTGCCCGAGGCTCCGGTCAGCGGCGATCACCTGGGCTTTTCCGTGCCGATGCGGCTGGCCACCGCCGACGGGGAACTGCGGCTGATCACCACCTTGACGTCGTTCGCGACCGCCACCGACGTCACCCTCGCCGAACTGCGCCTCGAAGCGTTCCTGCCGGCCGACCAAGCGACGGCCGACGCCCTGCGCCGCCGCGCCGAGCGAAAGGGCTACCGCCGGGTGTGA